One genomic segment of Alphaproteobacteria bacterium HT1-32 includes these proteins:
- a CDS encoding iron chelate uptake ABC transporter family permease subunit, whose protein sequence is MLAASVIINVMTGSAGLDMMTVITGILDPSSLDRTTQVIIWEVRLPFAILAVVVGACLGLAGGEMQTVLNNPLASPSTLGVMHAAALGGSLAIVFSLGSGVVPEAYVIPFCAFIGAMLAIFCILGLSRMFGSALDTVVLFGIAMVFALDALISLIQFVADSDSLQQIVFWTMGSLARATWEKIGIVGTVLAVCLPFSIFQVWQMTALRGGEEYARSYGMAVDRLRYTVLFRVSLLTAAAIAFTGVIGFIGLIGPHIARMAFGEDHRFYLPGCALAGGFILSSASIISKTIVPGILVPDGIVTALIGIPLFMGLLMSRRRKA, encoded by the coding sequence ATGCTTGCGGCCAGCGTCATAATCAACGTGATGACCGGGTCGGCCGGCCTCGACATGATGACCGTGATTACCGGTATTCTCGATCCGTCGTCGCTTGACCGGACGACGCAGGTGATCATCTGGGAGGTTCGCCTGCCATTTGCCATTCTGGCGGTGGTCGTTGGTGCCTGCCTTGGTCTGGCAGGCGGTGAAATGCAGACTGTGCTGAACAACCCGCTGGCCAGTCCGTCCACGCTTGGGGTCATGCATGCGGCGGCACTTGGCGGGTCGCTGGCGATTGTCTTTTCGCTGGGATCCGGCGTTGTGCCGGAAGCTTATGTTATTCCGTTCTGTGCCTTCATCGGTGCGATGCTGGCAATTTTCTGCATCCTCGGTCTGTCGCGGATGTTCGGTTCTGCGCTGGATACGGTGGTGTTGTTCGGGATCGCCATGGTGTTTGCGCTGGATGCGCTGATCTCACTGATCCAGTTCGTGGCTGACTCAGACAGCCTGCAGCAGATCGTGTTCTGGACCATGGGGTCGCTGGCCCGGGCAACCTGGGAAAAAATTGGCATTGTCGGCACCGTGCTGGCTGTCTGCCTGCCGTTTTCGATCTTTCAGGTCTGGCAGATGACGGCGCTGCGGGGTGGCGAGGAATATGCCCGCAGCTATGGCATGGCCGTTGACCGGCTGCGATACACGGTTCTGTTTCGGGTCAGTCTGCTGACGGCTGCGGCCATTGCCTTCACCGGGGTGATTGGCTTTATCGGGCTGATCGGCCCGCATATTGCGCGCATGGCCTTTGGTGAAGATCACCGGTTCTATCTGCCGGGCTGTGCGCTGGCCGGCGGGTTCATCCTCTCCAGCGCCTCGATCATCAGCAAGACCATCGTTCCCGGTATTCTGGTTCCTGACGGCATCGTCACCGCGCTTATTGGCATTCCCCTGTTCATGGGACTGCTGATGTCACGACGACGGAAGGCATAG
- a CDS encoding MotA/TolQ/ExbB proton channel family protein, which translates to METTIPQEVVAPTTEIAGIMIPQPIVDIAVAGGPVVAILAVLSLIATTIAILKLWQFWSCRLHATKPVERSLRLYRGGKSLEALACVQGSRNPVARALALAIRGEVSSAGGSPGVREEVARFGAAQIEQLRSYLRPLEVIGSLAPLLGLFGTVLGMISAFRQMEAAGSQVNPAVLSGGIWEALLTTAVGLAVAIPAVALLNWFERIVERTQHHMEDAVTTVFAPDIAATPVTKPDLRPEMTLQSTGR; encoded by the coding sequence ATGGAAACCACGATCCCGCAGGAAGTCGTCGCGCCGACCACTGAAATTGCCGGCATCATGATTCCGCAGCCAATTGTGGATATCGCGGTTGCCGGAGGGCCGGTTGTGGCGATCCTCGCCGTTCTGTCACTGATCGCTACAACCATCGCGATCCTCAAGCTGTGGCAATTCTGGTCCTGTCGTCTGCATGCGACAAAACCGGTGGAGCGTTCACTCCGGCTCTATCGTGGCGGCAAGTCACTGGAGGCGCTGGCCTGTGTTCAGGGTTCGCGAAATCCCGTAGCCCGCGCTCTGGCACTGGCCATTCGGGGGGAGGTTTCATCGGCAGGGGGCAGTCCCGGTGTACGTGAGGAAGTTGCCCGTTTCGGGGCTGCCCAGATTGAGCAGCTGCGGAGTTATCTGCGCCCGCTTGAAGTGATCGGAAGTCTGGCGCCGCTGCTGGGTCTGTTCGGGACAGTGCTTGGCATGATCTCGGCCTTCCGCCAGATGGAAGCAGCGGGCAGTCAGGTTAATCCGGCGGTTCTGTCCGGCGGGATCTGGGAGGCGTTGCTGACGACGGCTGTCGGGCTGGCTGTTGCCATTCCGGCGGTGGCTTTGCTGAACTGGTTCGAGCGGATCGTGGAACGGACACAGCATCATATGGAGGATGCGGTCACAACAGTCTTCGCACCGGACATCGCGGCAACGCCGGTGACGAAGCCGGACCTGCGTCCGGAGATGACGCTGCAAAGCACGGGGAGATAA
- a CDS encoding ATP-binding cassette domain-containing protein, which produces MLNISHLQVSYGAARVIGDLSLPTVMPGSITAVLGPNGAGKSTLLKAIAGLASCRGTVILNDENITTKSQRARSQMIGYLPQTLPLPTTLVAYEAVLSACRSVRSDLSRVEAEKATEDTFDRLGIRHLAMRGLDQLSGGQRQMVGLAQVIVREPPVMLLDEPTSALDLRWQLGLFDVVKSITRGRTACCLVALHDINLAMRHCDQIILLRDGDLVAAGLPAEAMTEQALHSTYAVEGRIETCRLGTPYVIADRVSSDAALGN; this is translated from the coding sequence ATGCTGAATATCAGCCATCTTCAGGTCAGTTATGGTGCGGCCCGCGTGATCGGTGACCTGTCACTGCCGACGGTCATGCCGGGTTCAATTACGGCGGTTCTGGGACCGAACGGGGCCGGAAAGTCGACGCTGCTGAAGGCAATTGCCGGTCTGGCGTCCTGTCGTGGCACCGTCATCCTGAATGACGAGAATATCACCACGAAATCGCAGCGTGCCCGGTCGCAGATGATCGGATATCTGCCGCAGACCCTGCCCTTGCCGACAACGCTGGTTGCCTATGAAGCGGTGCTGAGTGCCTGCCGGTCAGTCCGCTCTGATCTGTCACGGGTGGAGGCCGAAAAGGCGACCGAAGATACATTCGACAGGTTAGGCATTCGCCATCTTGCCATGCGGGGGCTGGATCAGCTTTCGGGTGGTCAGCGGCAGATGGTCGGGCTGGCCCAGGTCATTGTCCGGGAACCACCGGTGATGCTGCTTGATGAGCCGACATCTGCTCTGGATCTGCGCTGGCAGCTTGGTCTGTTCGACGTTGTTAAATCGATAACCCGCGGGCGGACTGCCTGCTGTCTGGTGGCATTGCATGACATCAATCTGGCAATGCGACATTGCGATCAGATCATTCTGCTTCGCGACGGCGACCTTGTCGCGGCGGGCCTGCCGGCCGAGGCAATGACCGAGCAGGCACTGCATTCCACCTATGCGGTCGAAGGACGGATTGAGACCTGCAGGCTGGGCACACCCTATGTCATCGCGGACAGGGTGTCGTCTGATGCGGCTCTGGGAAACTGA
- a CDS encoding DUF2218 domain-containing protein: MLKFSADVQTTSASKYLQQLCKHFAHKVTVDYTPEEARVQFPPGRCLMLADTETLRFHCQADNEKAMPVIKDIIERHLVKFAWREELTFQWVNEIPAEAEEILLSPAFMTAPESNDQKEGAGEQAH, translated from the coding sequence ATGTTAAAATTTTCAGCCGATGTGCAAACCACTTCTGCCAGCAAATATCTGCAGCAGCTCTGTAAACATTTCGCTCATAAGGTAACTGTCGATTACACGCCCGAGGAAGCGCGTGTCCAGTTTCCGCCGGGCCGCTGTCTGATGCTGGCCGACACGGAAACCCTCAGATTTCACTGTCAGGCTGACAATGAAAAGGCGATGCCGGTTATCAAGGACATCATCGAACGGCATCTGGTCAAGTTCGCCTGGCGTGAAGAACTGACCTTTCAGTGGGTCAATGAAATCCCGGCGGAGGCAGAGGAAATCCTGCTGTCCCCGGCTTTCATGACAGCCCCGGAAAGCAACGATCAGAAGGAGGGGGCCGGTGAGCAGGCACACTGA